From a single Apium graveolens cultivar Ventura chromosome 2, ASM990537v1, whole genome shotgun sequence genomic region:
- the LOC141707752 gene encoding uncharacterized protein LOC141707752, whose product MNPVMGKPKEESLLSQHFSHEHPLELTNSISTKHTACFGCNQTIFSGKYYYKCKTCPFYLHQLCHNMPKTVQHPADPDHFLTLQSMISSSPNCRSSIDCKACGQNLSGFYYNCDKCGDFYHILCTAVPLSVKTPTHQHLLKLEYTPPYDFQCDSCHKPSYTGWLYRCSLCEYDVHIACAITNKGAQLRSPNTTERNIVNKEEELMELLARGLGKGDTEEADTNMPHQDQSTLLGSEQDPSCGSYQFSDACFSIDFAKSLLAGEDGSTPQRFSKHGLAQVNETETHGIKHTKQRSASQISHLHSRNSSNDSKIRLSSVSIGSRILMHLDSETEKNAAFGFTLAKSASTREYRSNSSSNKAKKGCGFMSLLYCRSPRTRKM is encoded by the exons ATGAACCCGGTAATGGGAAAACCAAAAGAAGAGTCTCTTCTATCACAACATTTCAGCCATGAACATCCACTTGAACTTACCAACTCGATTTCAACAAAACACACTGCTTGCTTTGGTTGCAATCAGACCATATTTTCAGGCAAGTACTACTACAAGTGTAAAACATGTCCTTTTTACCTTCACCAACTATGCCACAATATGCCTAAGACGGTCCAACACCCTGCTGATCCAGACCATTTTTTAACCCTCCAATCTATGATCAGTTCATCACCGAATTGCAGATCATCCATCGATTGTAAAGCTTGTGGCCAAAACTTATCCGGATTCTACTACAACTGTGATAAATGTGGAGATTTCTATCATATCTTGTGCACTGCGGTGCCTTTATCAGTCAAAACACCTACTCACCAACACCTGCTGAAACTAGAATACACACCACCATATGATTTTCAATGTGATTCCTGTCATAAACCTAGTTACACCGGCTGGCTGTATCGTTGCAGCTTATGCGAATATGATGTTCATATTGCTTGTGCTATCACAAATAAAGGAGCACAATTGCGGTCTCCTAACACCACGGAACGTAATATTGTGAACAAAGAGGAAGAACTTATGGAATTACTTGCACGAGGACTTGGCAAGGGAGACACTGAAGAAGCTGACACAAATATGCCTCATCAAGATCAATCAACCCTATTGGGTTCAGAACAGGATCCATCTTGTGGAAGTTATCAATTTAGTGATGCTTGTTTCTCGATAGATTTTGCAAAATCACTTTTAGCCGGTGAAGATGGATCAACCCCTCAGAGATTTAGCAAACACGGACTAGCACAAGTAAACGAAACAGAAACTCATGGGATTAAGCATACCAAGCAGCGAAGTGCAAGTCAAATCAGCCATCTTCATTCCAGAAATTCATctaatgattcaaaaataagactATCATCAGTAAGTATTGGTTCGCGCATTTTGATGCACTTGGACTCCGAGACAGAAAAGAACGCCGCCTTTGGCTTTACGCTAGCCAAGTCAGCGTCTACCAGAGAGTACCGGAGTAATTCATCATCGAATAAA GCGAAGAAAGGATGTGGGTTCATGAGCCTATTGTATTGCAGAAGCCCAAGAACTAGAAAGATGTAA